The DNA segment CACTAATACCGATGTCATAACAATCGCAAACCCACTCACCCACACCCCAAGCTCAGGAGACACAAGATCTTGCGGACGGAAGAAACGGTCGACACCATTTAATAACAAGAAGCAGGCTGAACCAGAAATAAACATCGCTTGCGCCAGAGCCGCGAGAGATTCCGCCTTTCCATGCCCAAATCGATGTTCATCATCGGCAGGTTGAGTGGCGTAGCGCACCACCAATAAATTGGTTAACGAGGCCGCCATATCCAAAAACGAATCGACCAATGAAGCCAATAAACTGACTGAGTTGGTTTGCCACCAAGCCACCAGTTTTACCAGCAGCAAAATGGTCGCGATGATCATCGCGGCCCATGCCGCTGAGTTGACCAGTTTCGAGTAATTTTTATCCACGCTAACCTACCTTGCTACCACTTTTCACAACTTCTCTAAGCGAGCGTATTCAGTGACCAACCACTTAATGCCTTCGCCGTTAAACGCGACTTGTACTCGGCTTTGTGCGCCACTGCCTTCAAAATTGATAATAGTGCCTTCACCAAATTTTGCGTGTTTGACACGTTGGCCTAAGGTGTAGCCGGTACTGTTAAAGTTGTCTTTTACCGCGGTGGCACCAAAACGACCAGATGTAGCCGGGCGGCTCACTTGCGCTTTCATACGCACTTCTTCCACACAGCTTTCTGGGATCTCACGGATAAAACGCGAAGGTTTATGGTATTTATCTTGCCCATACACGCGACGCATTTCCGCATAAGTAATATAGAGCTTTTCCATCGCACGGGTCATGCCGACATAACACAAGCGACGTTCTTCTTCCAAACGCGCCGCATCTTCCGCTGACATTTGATTAGGGAACATGCCCTCTTCCACACCGACCATAAACACCAGTGGGAATTCCAAGCCTTTGGCGCTGTGTAAAGTCATTAATTGCACAGCATCGGTAAATTCATCCGCTTGCCCTTCACCTGCCTCTAGCGCCGCGTGTGATAAGAATGCCGACAACATGCTCATGTCATCCGCTTCTTCCGGCTTTTCAAATTGACGCGCGGCGGTCACCAATTCTTCCAAGTTCTCTATACGCGCCTTGGATTTTTCGCCTTTTTCCATTTCATACATCGCAAACAAGCCGGATGATTTGATCACATGGTCAAATTGCTCATGCAGGGCTAAATCGAAGGTGTCATCTTCAAGCGCATTAATCAGCTCGATAAAGCGACTGAATGAGCTTGCCGCACGGCCAGACAGCACTTTTTCTTCAATTAATTGAACGCCTGCTTGCCATAATGTGGTGCCGCGATCGCGCGCGGTCATACGAATGGTTTCCAGCGTTTTATCACCTAAACCACGGGTTGGGGTATTCACAATGCGCTCAAAGGCGGCATCATCATTGCGGTTATTCATCAAGCGCAAGTAGCCTAGCGCATCTTTGATTTCTTGACGTTCGAAGAAGCGCATACCGCCATAAATACGATACGGCAGACGGGCTTGAATTAAGGCTTCTTCCAATACACGTGACTGAGCATTGTTTCGATACAACATAGCGCAATCGACTAACGGTGTGCCCTTTTCGTGCCATTCTTTGATTTTATTAACCGCAAAACGCGCTTCGTCTAGATCGTTATAAGCAGAATATAAGGAAATTGGCTCGCCTTCGTTGCCGTCAGTCCACAAATCTTTGCCCATACGTTCAGTGTTATTGCTGATCAGCTCATTGGCGGCATTGAGGATATTCTTGGTCGAGCGGTAGTTTTGCTCCAAACGAATGGTATGTGCACCAGGAAATTCACGTAAGAATTTTTGAATGTTTTCGATTTGCGCGCCGCGCCAGCCATAGATGGACTGATCATCATCACCGACAATCATCACATGCGCATCAGGGCCTGCCATCATGCGCAGCCACGCGTATTGAATATTGTTGGTATCTTGGAATTCGTCCACCAAAATGTGCTTAAAACGCGCTTGATAATGTTCACGTACATGCACTTTGTCACGCAGCAACTCGTGGCAACGCAGCAAAATTTCAGCAAAATCGACCAAGCCGGCACGATCACACGCGTCTTGATAAGCTTGATAAATCTGTAGGTAAGTTTTAGCCACCGGGTCTTGATAGGTATCGATATGACTTGGGCGCAAACCTTCGTCTTTTTTACCGTTGATCCACCAGCTAGCTTGTTTGGCAGGATACTGTTTCTCATCCAGATTTTGCGCTTTAATCAAGCGGCGTAATAAACGCACCTGATCTTCTGAGTCCAGAATTTGGAAATCTTCCGGCAACTTGGCATCCATATAGTGAGCACGCAAAATTCGGTGACAGATGCCATGGAAAGTCCCGTTCCACATACCCGATGACGTACCCATCATCAGCTCTTCAATTCGGCCACGCATTTCTTTGGCGGCCTTATTGGTAAAGGTCACCGACATGATTGAAAACGGCGAGGCTTGCTCTACCGACAATAACCAAGCAATACGATGAACCAATACGCGAGTTTTGCCACTGCCTGCGCCTGCCAGCACAAGTAAGTTTTCCAATGGAGCGGCAACCGCTTCACGTTGTCTGTCATTGAGACCGTCGAGTAATAAAGAAGGATCCATCGTCATCTACTGGTTATTTATACATAAAAGCAGAGTATACACGAACTTTTACTAGGATTTTAGACCACAAGATGAGGTTTCATTTTCAGCGCTGACAACTAGACTGAAATAAGCCTCTAGCGAAAAAAGGAAATGCTATGCCACGAACTCGTTCACACATGGTTGCCGTCATCATTTGGTTTTTTAGCATCTTTTTCAGCATTTTATCTGGTTTATTTTTTTACTTCTTTAAACGCGATGACCCTTTCATTCATCAACAAGCCAGAGAAGCATTAAATTGGGGTATCACACAATGGCTAATTGCATTAGCGATTTCGTTATTGGGCAGCAAAATTCTGTTTTCTATTCTCGGTTTTGTGCACTTATTGGTTTGCCTACTGGCCATGTTATCTTGCTGGAATGGCAAAGCCTACACTCTGCCTTGGTCATTGCGCTTGGTGAAATAGTCGTAAACTACCCTATTTGAAAAACATTATCCGCTGTAAAAAAACTGCAAAATCTCACAAGTAGATTGAAACGAGGACCCTATTGGATTTTCGCTTTCAAGGAGCTTGTGTATGCAAACCAGTCCATTTCGTCTACCCAACGTCACACCATTTGGATTACTTGAGCGTGCAGCTGAAAAGGTCACAGGGCTGAGTACGCTCGATAGCTATTATCAACAACGCCCGAGCAGTTTAGACAGTCAATCCTTCTTACGTCACACCCTAGAAAAGCTGAATATTGACTATCAAATTACATCGGGGCAGCTAAGTGATATTCCCGCTACTGGCCCACTTGTGGTGGTAGCCAATCACCCACTTGGTGCAGTCGAAGGCGTGATTTTGGCCGAAATGCTGCTGACGGTACGCTCTGATGTCAAAGTACTGGCTAATCAGTTTCTTAAACGAGTACCTGAATTGGCGCCTCTATTTATTAGCGTGGATGTATTTGAGGGCAAAAATGCAGTAAGCGAGAACATCAAAGCCCTACGTCAAGGTTTACACCATTTACAATCCGGTGGCGTCCTTTTAGTTTTTCCTGCTGGTGAAGTTTCTACCTTTGATCGCACCGGACAATTAAACGATAAACCGTGGAGCCGCTCGGTTGCCAAACTGATAAAACGTAGTCAGGCCAATGCGCTCGCCATTCATATCAATGGTCACAATAGCAAACCTTTCTACTGGGCTGGGAAGGTGCACCCTTATCTAAGAACGGCGATGCTTGGTCGTGAAATGTTGAATAAAAAGCAGCAAACCATCGACATTGCTATTGGTGAAGTCATAGAAAGAAAAGAACTAGAATGCCTTACTGAAGAACAACAACTGGTTAATTACTTAAGACTGAATACCTACCTACTTGCCCCTAGATCAGAACATCAACCGCCTCAACTGTCGCAGCAAACACCCGTGATCGCGCCGATCCCACAAGATCGATTGATCCGAGAGATTCAGCGACTCCCCACTCGTGCCCATTTGCTCAGCTTTAAGCAATTTGATGTGTACTGCTCAGCAGCCCGTGCTATGCCAAATGTCATGCAAGAAATAGGTCGCCTCCGAGAAATCAATTTCCGCTTAGTGAATGAAGGAACAGGGAAAGCTTGCGATCTAGACGATTATGATGACTATTATCAACACCTATTTATTTGGGATAATGAACATCAGCGTTTAGTTGGTACTTACCGTTTAGGGTTAACCGATAAAATCATGCAACATCGAGGCGTCAAAGGGCTCTATTCCCGCTCCCTATTTCGCTACGATGAAACGCTAATCAATCAATTTGGACATGCCATTGAAATGGGCAGGTCGGTGATTGATTTACCCTATCAACGCAGCCTCACCGCGTTAATGCTTTTGTGGAAAGGTATTGCGACTTATGCCTACCGACACCCACATTACACGCATTTATTTGGCCCTGTCAGTATCAGCAGCGAGTACAGCCCAACCGCCCGTGAACTTATGGTCTCAACCTTAGAAATGCATCACTTTGATAAAGACAGCGCGACCTTGGTCAAAGCCACGAATCCACTGAAAAAGAATCCGAAAAGTTTCTGGCGTGCCGATATGTTGTCTTCATTAGCCGATATTCAACTGCTATCCAAAGTATTAACCCGCCTCGGTCAAAAAAGCCTGCCGGTGCTGCTCAAACAATACCTCAACCTCAATGGCAAATTGATCAGCTTTAATGTGGATAAAGATTTTAATGATGCACTCGATGGTTTAATCGTGGTGGATTTGCGTAAAGTGCCACAGCGAACACTCGCGAAATATATGGGGAAAGAAGAGAGTGCGGAGTATTTGAAGAAACATAAGAAAGCGTAGCTCGGACGCTTCGCGTATCGTCGCTCGTGTCTAGAAAAAGAAAAGCCGAGAACGCTTGATTTCTGTTTTATTACGCTTTTATCGAGTCACGAGCAGCGTAGCGCCCTAGAAGCGCAGCGCTCGTCCAATCCGCTCGATTCTTGAAAAAGAAAAAAGCCGAGAGCAATTAATGTTTCTCGGCTTGATTTCTGTTTTATAGCGCATTTATCGAGTTACGAGCAGCGTAGCGCCCAAGAAGCAAAGCGCTCGAGCAACGTTCCCCTACATCCCAAACACCCACGCTGCTAGCGTATAGCTCAATGCAGTGATCAAGAAAATACCCATGATATTCAGTGCAAAACCCGCGCGGATCATTTCTTTAATTTTGAGCTGCCCAGACGCGAACACGATACTGTTTGGCGGGGTTGCCACCGGCATCATGAATGCACAACTTGCTGCCAGTGCTGCAGGAATAGCAAGCATGGCAGGATGCGCGCCCATCGCTACGGCAATAGGGCCAAGTAGAGGTAAGAAACCGGCTGCCGTTGCCGTGTTACTGGTCACTTCAGTTAAGAAGATAATCGCCGCCGTCACGATCAGCATCACCACAATAATTGGCATGCCGCTGGTTGCCCCAAGGCTTTGACCGATGAAGTCAGCCAAACCAGAAGACTTAATTTGCGCTGCCAAACTTAAACCACCACCGAACAATAGCAATACGCCCCATGGTAGGTTTTTGGTGCTTTCCCAATCCAGAACAAACTCTTGTTTTTTAAAGTTAACCGGAATGATGAATAACAATAATGCAGCAAAAATCGCAATCGACGTATCGTTAATAGGCAACCCAGTCCATTTCGCTAACAACGGACGAATGATCCAACTGACCGCCGCGCCAACAAACACCACCGCAACCCACTTTTCGCCTTTGCTTAATTTGCCTAGAGAGTGCAATTGCTTTTTCAATAATGAGCGTGCATCGCCAGATTCAGTATTGGATAACTTATAAGAAATTTTGGTTAGCCATACCCAAGTTAATGCCAACATCACAATCGTTAAGGGCAAGCCCACCAACATCCATTGACCGAAACCTAGTTCGATATGATAAGTGCTCGATAAATAAGCCGCTAATAAGGCATTCGGTGGCGTACCAATCAAGGTTGCCAAACCACCAATACTGGCCGCATAAGCGATACCTAATAATAAAGCGCTAGCAAATTCAGGATTTTTATCACGTTTTTCGCCACACACAATACCAATGATCGACATACCAATTGGCAACATCATGACTGCCGTGGCGGTGTTACTCATCCACATAGACAAAAATGCCGTCACCAACATTAAGCCACCCACTTGGTGCGCAGGTTTATTGCCCACCGTCAGCATCGCAATCAAAGCCACGCGTTTATGCAGGTTCCACTTTTCCATCGCAATCGACAGCATAAAGCCGCCAAGGAATAAAAAGATCAAGGGGTTTGCATAAGCCGCAGTGGCGGTTTTAATGT comes from the Vibrio gangliei genome and includes:
- the uvrD gene encoding DNA helicase II gives rise to the protein MDPSLLLDGLNDRQREAVAAPLENLLVLAGAGSGKTRVLVHRIAWLLSVEQASPFSIMSVTFTNKAAKEMRGRIEELMMGTSSGMWNGTFHGICHRILRAHYMDAKLPEDFQILDSEDQVRLLRRLIKAQNLDEKQYPAKQASWWINGKKDEGLRPSHIDTYQDPVAKTYLQIYQAYQDACDRAGLVDFAEILLRCHELLRDKVHVREHYQARFKHILVDEFQDTNNIQYAWLRMMAGPDAHVMIVGDDDQSIYGWRGAQIENIQKFLREFPGAHTIRLEQNYRSTKNILNAANELISNNTERMGKDLWTDGNEGEPISLYSAYNDLDEARFAVNKIKEWHEKGTPLVDCAMLYRNNAQSRVLEEALIQARLPYRIYGGMRFFERQEIKDALGYLRLMNNRNDDAAFERIVNTPTRGLGDKTLETIRMTARDRGTTLWQAGVQLIEEKVLSGRAASSFSRFIELINALEDDTFDLALHEQFDHVIKSSGLFAMYEMEKGEKSKARIENLEELVTAARQFEKPEEADDMSMLSAFLSHAALEAGEGQADEFTDAVQLMTLHSAKGLEFPLVFMVGVEEGMFPNQMSAEDAARLEEERRLCYVGMTRAMEKLYITYAEMRRVYGQDKYHKPSRFIREIPESCVEEVRMKAQVSRPATSGRFGATAVKDNFNSTGYTLGQRVKHAKFGEGTIINFEGSGAQSRVQVAFNGEGIKWLVTEYARLEKL
- a CDS encoding DUF4870 domain-containing protein, with the protein product MPRTRSHMVAVIIWFFSIFFSILSGLFFYFFKRDDPFIHQQAREALNWGITQWLIALAISLLGSKILFSILGFVHLLVCLLAMLSCWNGKAYTLPWSLRLVK
- a CDS encoding lysophospholipid acyltransferase family protein produces the protein MQTSPFRLPNVTPFGLLERAAEKVTGLSTLDSYYQQRPSSLDSQSFLRHTLEKLNIDYQITSGQLSDIPATGPLVVVANHPLGAVEGVILAEMLLTVRSDVKVLANQFLKRVPELAPLFISVDVFEGKNAVSENIKALRQGLHHLQSGGVLLVFPAGEVSTFDRTGQLNDKPWSRSVAKLIKRSQANALAIHINGHNSKPFYWAGKVHPYLRTAMLGREMLNKKQQTIDIAIGEVIERKELECLTEEQQLVNYLRLNTYLLAPRSEHQPPQLSQQTPVIAPIPQDRLIREIQRLPTRAHLLSFKQFDVYCSAARAMPNVMQEIGRLREINFRLVNEGTGKACDLDDYDDYYQHLFIWDNEHQRLVGTYRLGLTDKIMQHRGVKGLYSRSLFRYDETLINQFGHAIEMGRSVIDLPYQRSLTALMLLWKGIATYAYRHPHYTHLFGPVSISSEYSPTARELMVSTLEMHHFDKDSATLVKATNPLKKNPKSFWRADMLSSLADIQLLSKVLTRLGQKSLPVLLKQYLNLNGKLISFNVDKDFNDALDGLIVVDLRKVPQRTLAKYMGKEESAEYLKKHKKA
- a CDS encoding SLC13 family permease; its protein translation is MSVLQKETVIPSNSRYLGLILGPLVVILTLILPAPFEGMGEPAWRMVGLATFMAIWWVTEAAPIPVTSFLPIILSPLLGTADIKTATAAYANPLIFLFLGGFMLSIAMEKWNLHKRVALIAMLTVGNKPAHQVGGLMLVTAFLSMWMSNTATAVMMLPIGMSIIGIVCGEKRDKNPEFASALLLGIAYAASIGGLATLIGTPPNALLAAYLSSTYHIELGFGQWMLVGLPLTIVMLALTWVWLTKISYKLSNTESGDARSLLKKQLHSLGKLSKGEKWVAVVFVGAAVSWIIRPLLAKWTGLPINDTSIAIFAALLLFIIPVNFKKQEFVLDWESTKNLPWGVLLLFGGGLSLAAQIKSSGLADFIGQSLGATSGMPIIVVMLIVTAAIIFLTEVTSNTATAAGFLPLLGPIAVAMGAHPAMLAIPAALAASCAFMMPVATPPNSIVFASGQLKIKEMIRAGFALNIMGIFLITALSYTLAAWVFGM